In Stenotrophomonas sp. ESTM1D_MKCIP4_1, a single genomic region encodes these proteins:
- a CDS encoding YetF domain-containing protein, producing the protein MTDLFDLGMPWFEFVLRATAVYVVVLLMTRLSGKRSIGQSAPFDMLVIVLLGTAVQNSLIGEDTSLAGGLILAATLLGLNWLVGFVTARSRRLHRWVEGAPVVLVRNGKVFWEQLRRCNVAPKDLDVAMRKAGCDGHHDIALAMLETSGEISIDSRGR; encoded by the coding sequence ATGACTGACCTGTTCGATCTGGGAATGCCGTGGTTCGAGTTCGTGCTGCGGGCCACCGCCGTGTATGTGGTAGTGCTGCTGATGACGCGCCTCAGTGGCAAGCGCTCGATCGGCCAGTCTGCACCGTTCGACATGCTGGTCATCGTACTGCTGGGTACGGCTGTGCAGAACTCCCTCATTGGCGAGGACACATCGCTGGCAGGCGGGCTCATCCTGGCCGCGACGCTGCTTGGACTGAACTGGCTGGTCGGTTTTGTGACTGCACGCAGCCGCCGCCTGCATCGATGGGTCGAGGGCGCTCCCGTCGTGCTGGTGCGCAATGGCAAGGTCTTCTGGGAGCAGCTCCGGCGCTGCAACGTCGCCCCGAAGGATCTTGATGTCGCCATGCGCAAGGCCGGCTGCGATGGACATCACGACATCGCTTTGGCGATGCTGGAAACGTCCGGCGAAATCAGCATCGACTCCCGCGGGCGCTGA
- a CDS encoding SDR family oxidoreductase, whose translation MPVPNYPKPPFKAQQQSFPGKTSKLDPRPDHGENTYKGHRQLQGKKALITGGDSGIGAAVAIAYAREGADVAIAFLESEQDDAAAIGKLIQEAGQKAVLVPCDISDEAQAEHLIQRVVHELGGLDILVNNAAYQRYYESFDEISMDDWRKTFDTNVHALFNLTRLSVPHLQDGGSVINTASVNSKKPTPNILPYSATKGAVANLTIGLAGLLAEKGIRVNAVLPGPIWTPFIPAGMAAEEVEQFGSQTPFGRPGQPAELASAYVMLAADSASYTSGALLTVSGGAVTL comes from the coding sequence ATGCCAGTCCCCAACTACCCGAAGCCGCCGTTCAAGGCACAGCAGCAGTCCTTTCCCGGCAAGACCAGCAAGCTCGACCCCAGGCCGGACCACGGTGAAAACACCTATAAGGGCCACCGCCAACTGCAGGGCAAGAAGGCACTGATCACCGGTGGGGACAGCGGTATAGGCGCAGCCGTTGCCATTGCATACGCGCGGGAAGGCGCCGACGTTGCCATCGCCTTTCTCGAGAGCGAACAGGATGATGCTGCCGCGATCGGCAAGCTGATCCAGGAAGCGGGCCAGAAAGCGGTACTGGTGCCCTGCGACATCAGCGATGAGGCGCAGGCTGAGCACCTGATCCAACGGGTGGTGCATGAACTCGGAGGGTTGGACATCCTCGTGAACAATGCGGCTTACCAGCGCTACTACGAGTCGTTTGATGAAATCTCCATGGACGATTGGCGCAAGACGTTCGACACCAATGTCCACGCCCTGTTCAACCTGACGCGCCTGAGCGTCCCCCACCTGCAGGACGGTGGGTCGGTGATCAATACCGCCTCGGTCAACTCAAAGAAGCCCACCCCGAACATACTGCCCTACTCCGCCACCAAGGGCGCGGTGGCCAACCTCACCATCGGCCTGGCCGGCCTGTTGGCCGAAAAAGGCATCCGGGTCAACGCGGTTCTGCCTGGCCCGATCTGGACGCCGTTCATTCCGGCAGGCATGGCTGCGGAGGAAGTGGAACAGTTCGGCAGCCAGACGCCGTTTGGTCGCCCCGGCCAGCCCGCCGAACTCGCCTCAGCCTATGTGATGCTGGCCGCTGACAGTGCCAGCTACACATCGGGCGCGCTGCTTACCGTGTCCGGTGGCGCCGTTACGCTGTAA
- a CDS encoding glycosyltransferase family 2 protein, protein MIGVLVPAHNEAEHLAACLRSLAVAAAHPGLAGEAVQVIVALDACTDGSSDVCSRSGAETVDLQARCVGAARSAAAGLLIERGASWLASTDADSTVPADWLVAQRSAGADVFCGVVDLGEVPPPQVWLRSCFRQGERWGEGHGRVHGANMGVSTAAYLRAGGFSALRCSEDVDLLHRLHADGASICWAGAPVVTTSARMVGRAAGGFADHLAALAGMKGSTRPRLAMAS, encoded by the coding sequence GTGATCGGCGTGCTGGTGCCGGCGCACAACGAAGCCGAGCACCTGGCGGCGTGCCTGCGCTCGCTGGCTGTCGCCGCTGCGCACCCGGGGCTGGCGGGCGAGGCCGTGCAGGTCATCGTTGCGCTGGATGCCTGCACGGACGGCAGTTCAGACGTCTGTTCCCGGTCTGGGGCGGAAACGGTCGACCTGCAGGCGCGCTGTGTGGGCGCCGCGCGCTCAGCGGCTGCAGGGTTGTTGATCGAACGCGGCGCCTCATGGCTGGCGAGCACCGATGCAGACAGCACGGTGCCCGCCGATTGGCTGGTTGCCCAGCGCAGCGCGGGCGCCGATGTCTTCTGTGGTGTTGTCGATCTGGGCGAAGTGCCGCCGCCGCAGGTGTGGCTGCGCAGTTGCTTCCGGCAGGGCGAGCGCTGGGGCGAGGGCCATGGCCGCGTCCACGGCGCCAACATGGGCGTCTCCACGGCAGCGTATCTGCGCGCGGGCGGATTTTCGGCCCTGCGATGTTCGGAAGACGTGGACCTGTTGCATCGGCTTCATGCGGACGGTGCATCGATCTGCTGGGCCGGGGCGCCCGTAGTGACGACCAGCGCTCGAATGGTGGGCCGTGCGGCGGGCGGCTTTGCAGACCATCTGGCGGCCCTGGCTGGGATGAAGGGTTCGACACGCCCTCGGCTGGCGATGGCCAGCTGA
- a CDS encoding SAM-dependent methyltransferase, protein MSAQPYFDELHANDDPFGYRTRWYEERKRDLLMASLTRPTFQRGWELGCSNGVLTERLAGRCERLLATDISPRAAFQARRGLSHLPHVQVHCAQHPQQWPAGRFDLIVCGEMGYYLGPDALVELRGGLHAAMKDDGLLVACHWLPSFPGRASRSALVHERLGHGLQEAFCYRDSDFILQGWTRMPLSLASNEGLR, encoded by the coding sequence ATGAGCGCCCAACCCTACTTTGACGAACTGCACGCCAATGATGATCCCTTCGGCTACCGCACGCGCTGGTACGAAGAGCGCAAGCGCGATCTGCTGATGGCCAGCCTGACCCGCCCAACTTTCCAGCGTGGCTGGGAGCTGGGGTGCTCGAACGGTGTCTTGACCGAACGACTTGCCGGGCGGTGTGAACGCCTGCTGGCCACCGATATCAGCCCACGCGCCGCCTTCCAGGCGCGCCGTGGACTTTCCCATCTGCCGCACGTGCAGGTGCATTGCGCGCAGCATCCGCAGCAGTGGCCCGCCGGGCGCTTCGATCTTATCGTCTGCGGTGAAATGGGCTATTACCTGGGGCCCGACGCGCTGGTGGAACTGCGCGGCGGGCTGCATGCTGCCATGAAGGACGACGGCCTGCTGGTCGCCTGCCACTGGCTCCCGTCGTTCCCTGGCCGCGCCAGTCGCAGTGCGTTGGTGCATGAGCGCCTGGGCCATGGACTGCAGGAGGCCTTCTGCTATCGCGACAGCGATTTCATCCTGCAGGGCTGGACGCGCATGCCGCTCTCCCTGGCCAGCAACGAGGGGCTGCGGTGA
- a CDS encoding PIG-L family deacetylase has protein sequence MVAPHPDDEVLACGGLMCAAARQGMDVLVVAVTDGEACYPGESWWTPQRLRQARREELRNALAELAIGAGAIVHLGIADGGVSAHESGLEDWLWQSLREDDLVLAPWRFDGHPDHEAAGRAAWRAARAAGCKRLEYPVWGWHWLDPGCAHMAWEAPRLLDISSVAARKREAIAQFRTQTGHVPGLQAEPILPAHVLTRFHRTHEVYFA, from the coding sequence GTGGTCGCGCCGCACCCGGATGACGAGGTGCTGGCCTGTGGTGGATTGATGTGTGCGGCCGCACGCCAAGGCATGGACGTTCTGGTGGTGGCGGTGACCGACGGCGAGGCGTGCTATCCAGGCGAATCCTGGTGGACGCCGCAGCGCCTGCGACAGGCGCGCCGCGAAGAACTGCGCAATGCGCTCGCCGAACTGGCCATCGGAGCCGGGGCCATCGTGCATCTGGGCATTGCCGATGGCGGGGTGAGCGCTCACGAATCGGGCCTGGAAGACTGGCTGTGGCAGAGCCTGCGTGAGGATGACCTGGTGCTGGCGCCGTGGCGCTTTGATGGCCATCCAGACCATGAGGCGGCGGGCCGTGCTGCCTGGCGCGCGGCGCGCGCCGCCGGATGCAAGCGTCTGGAGTATCCAGTCTGGGGCTGGCACTGGCTGGATCCAGGCTGCGCTCACATGGCCTGGGAGGCGCCGCGCCTGCTCGATATTTCGTCCGTCGCCGCACGCAAGCGCGAAGCCATCGCCCAGTTCCGCACCCAGACAGGCCATGTGCCCGGACTGCAGGCCGAGCCGATCCTGCCGGCGCATGTGCTCACCCGTTTCCATCGCACCCACGAGGTCTACTTCGCATGA
- a CDS encoding acyl-CoA dehydrogenase, protein MPDLPLPGRGHTLERWRALAAMGHEDLCLAKVLEAHHDAVAILHELRAPVPAEQLMAVWAAEGPACTLRADHTGRLRGDKPWCSGSDLVDTALVTVRTESGLQLYKVDASQWHGMDKEPWPAAGMAGIPSTTVRFDDAQAEAVGPVNSYLERPGFWHGGAGIAAVWFGAATAVAERMQHACSEGLRARLLGKADLALAPAAALLRELAIAIDAAPQLTHRVQVVRVRSVVERAAARVLDLAGRALGPAPMCMEDAHAKRWADLTVFMRQSHADKDWEWLGEQCARQVMPWAL, encoded by the coding sequence ATGCCGGACCTTCCACTTCCCGGCCGCGGCCACACGCTGGAGCGTTGGCGGGCCCTGGCTGCCATGGGCCATGAAGACCTCTGCCTGGCCAAAGTGCTCGAGGCCCACCACGACGCCGTAGCGATCCTGCACGAACTGCGCGCGCCCGTCCCTGCGGAGCAGCTGATGGCAGTGTGGGCGGCCGAAGGCCCTGCCTGCACGCTGCGCGCCGACCACACCGGCCGCCTGCGCGGAGACAAGCCCTGGTGCTCGGGCAGCGATCTGGTCGATACCGCACTGGTGACGGTACGCACTGAATCCGGCCTGCAGTTGTACAAGGTTGATGCCTCGCAGTGGCATGGCATGGACAAGGAACCCTGGCCAGCCGCGGGCATGGCTGGAATACCCTCTACCACGGTGCGTTTCGATGATGCACAGGCCGAGGCGGTGGGGCCCGTCAACAGCTACCTCGAACGTCCTGGTTTCTGGCATGGCGGCGCAGGCATCGCCGCCGTGTGGTTCGGTGCGGCAACGGCTGTTGCCGAGCGCATGCAGCACGCGTGCAGCGAGGGGCTGCGCGCACGCCTGCTGGGCAAGGCCGATCTCGCCTTGGCACCGGCGGCCGCGCTGTTGCGCGAACTGGCCATTGCCATCGACGCCGCACCTCAGCTGACCCACCGGGTGCAGGTGGTGCGCGTGCGCAGTGTGGTCGAGCGCGCCGCTGCGCGGGTACTGGACCTTGCAGGGCGGGCACTTGGCCCCGCACCCATGTGCATGGAAGATGCCCACGCCAAGCGATGGGCCGATCTGACCGTCTTCATGCGCCAGAGCCATGCCGACAAGGACTGGGAATGGCTGGGAGAGCAGTGCGCCAGGCAGGTGATGCCATGGGCGCTGTAG
- the xth gene encoding exodeoxyribonuclease III, with protein sequence MPRRKELRIATFNVNGIGPRLSHLLGWLDREAPDVVALQELKATDAAFPAAELEQAGYGAIWCGQARWNGVAILARDAMPVESRRRLPGEPEDAQSRYLEAAVHGIVVGALYLPNGNPQPGPKFDYKLRWMQRLLRHARSLVDLPHPAVLMGDFNVIPTDLDVYDANAWKRDALLQPAVREAFERLLAQGWIDGLRKVHGEKVIYTFWDYFRQHAERDRGLRIDHLLLNPALAPRLQDAGVDRWVRLQEKASDHAPTWITVST encoded by the coding sequence ATGCCACGCCGCAAAGAACTGCGCATCGCCACCTTCAACGTCAACGGCATCGGCCCGCGCCTGTCGCATCTGCTGGGCTGGCTCGATCGCGAAGCGCCGGATGTGGTGGCCCTGCAGGAGCTGAAGGCGACCGATGCCGCCTTCCCGGCAGCCGAACTCGAACAGGCGGGATATGGCGCGATCTGGTGTGGGCAGGCGCGCTGGAACGGCGTAGCGATCCTCGCGCGGGACGCGATGCCGGTTGAAAGCCGTCGACGGCTGCCCGGTGAGCCGGAAGATGCCCAGAGCCGCTATCTGGAAGCGGCCGTGCACGGCATCGTCGTTGGCGCACTTTATCTGCCCAATGGCAACCCGCAGCCTGGCCCGAAGTTCGATTACAAACTTCGCTGGATGCAGCGCTTGCTGCGCCATGCCCGATCACTGGTCGATCTGCCGCACCCGGCGGTGCTGATGGGCGATTTCAATGTCATCCCCACCGACCTGGACGTGTACGACGCAAACGCGTGGAAGCGCGACGCGCTGTTGCAGCCCGCCGTGCGCGAGGCCTTCGAGCGCCTGCTCGCGCAGGGTTGGATCGATGGCCTGCGCAAGGTGCACGGAGAGAAGGTCATCTACACGTTCTGGGATTACTTCCGCCAGCACGCCGAGCGCGATCGCGGCCTGCGCATTGATCATCTGCTTTTGAATCCGGCATTGGCGCCGCGGCTGCAGGACGCTGGCGTTGACCGCTGGGTGAGGCTGCAGGAGAAGGCCAGTGACCACGCGCCGACCTGGATCACGGTCAGCACCTGA
- a CDS encoding SDR family oxidoreductase: MRVFLTGATGFIGSRVREQLQAAGHEVIGLSRSEAGAKALRAAGAQVQRGDLGDLASLRAGAASADAVIHTAFDHDFSRFAANCERDAAVIGALGAELRGSPRPLLITSGVGMGEVARGQPALETVFNPGHGNPRIASERAGTALLDAGVDVRVMRLPQVHDAYRQGLISYYIDIAREQGVAAYVGEGGNRWSAAHVDDVACAYRLVLERGRAGERYHAVAEEGVAARRIAEVVGAGLGVAARSIAAEEAATMFGWFALFAAMDLPASSALTQQRLDWHPVGPTLLQDLEQMDYRAPR; encoded by the coding sequence ATGCGTGTATTCCTGACCGGTGCCACCGGCTTCATAGGCAGCCGCGTACGCGAGCAGTTGCAGGCAGCAGGCCACGAAGTCATTGGCCTGAGCCGATCGGAAGCGGGTGCGAAGGCGCTGCGCGCTGCAGGTGCCCAAGTGCAGCGCGGCGACCTGGGCGACCTGGCCAGCCTGCGTGCTGGCGCGGCGTCGGCCGATGCGGTGATCCACACCGCCTTCGACCATGACTTCAGCCGTTTCGCCGCCAACTGCGAGCGGGACGCGGCGGTGATCGGTGCGCTGGGCGCGGAACTGCGGGGTTCGCCGCGTCCGCTGCTGATCACCTCCGGCGTCGGCATGGGTGAGGTCGCGCGCGGCCAGCCGGCCCTGGAAACCGTGTTCAATCCTGGCCATGGCAACCCGCGCATCGCCTCTGAACGCGCGGGGACGGCACTGCTGGACGCTGGCGTGGATGTGCGGGTGATGCGCCTGCCGCAAGTGCACGATGCATACCGTCAGGGACTGATCAGCTACTACATCGATATCGCGCGCGAACAAGGCGTAGCCGCTTACGTGGGGGAGGGCGGGAACCGGTGGTCTGCCGCACACGTGGATGATGTGGCCTGTGCGTACCGCCTTGTGCTGGAACGCGGCCGCGCGGGGGAGCGTTACCATGCTGTGGCCGAGGAGGGCGTCGCCGCACGCCGCATTGCCGAGGTCGTGGGCGCGGGGCTGGGCGTAGCAGCGCGCAGCATTGCTGCAGAGGAGGCGGCAACGATGTTTGGCTGGTTCGCGCTGTTTGCTGCCATGGACCTGCCGGCATCAAGCGCACTGACGCAGCAGCGACTGGATTGGCATCCGGTGGGCCCGACGCTGCTGCAGGATCTTGAGCAGATGGACTACCGCGCCCCGCGCTGA
- a CDS encoding helix-turn-helix transcriptional regulator, whose translation MNQHSLGEFLKSRRARLDPASFGFPSGRRRTPGLRREEVAQRASISPTWYTWLEQGRGGAPSAEVLDRIASALRLTDAEREHVYMLGLGRPPEVKYRSGDSISPRLQRVLDALPYSPALIRTPTWDVVAWNHAATVLLTDYAQVPANERNILRFIFSNHRVRAAQEDWSSVACFVVASLRADAIRAGAENEVAQLAAELSASSPEFAALWRSNDVASEGDGSKRLKHPDLGLLELDFSTFAVEARPDLSMIVYNAGNAQTQQRIAAFIDARRAS comes from the coding sequence ATGAATCAGCACTCGCTCGGGGAATTCCTCAAGAGCCGGCGCGCACGGCTGGATCCGGCCAGTTTCGGCTTCCCAAGCGGCCGACGGCGAACGCCGGGCCTTCGTCGCGAGGAAGTGGCGCAACGGGCAAGCATCAGCCCAACCTGGTACACGTGGCTGGAACAGGGGCGTGGTGGCGCACCGTCGGCCGAGGTGCTGGACCGCATCGCCTCCGCCCTGCGCTTGACCGATGCCGAACGCGAGCATGTGTACATGCTGGGGCTTGGCCGCCCACCCGAAGTGAAATACCGCAGCGGCGACAGCATCTCGCCCCGGCTGCAGCGGGTGCTGGATGCCCTGCCCTACAGCCCCGCGCTGATCCGCACCCCGACCTGGGACGTGGTCGCCTGGAACCATGCTGCCACGGTGCTGCTGACTGATTACGCTCAGGTGCCAGCCAATGAGCGCAACATCCTGCGCTTCATCTTCAGCAACCATCGGGTGCGCGCCGCGCAGGAGGACTGGAGCAGTGTCGCCTGTTTCGTGGTGGCCTCCCTGCGCGCGGATGCGATCCGCGCCGGGGCCGAGAATGAGGTTGCGCAGCTGGCGGCCGAGCTCTCGGCCAGCAGTCCCGAGTTCGCCGCGCTCTGGCGCAGCAATGATGTGGCCAGCGAGGGCGACGGCAGCAAGCGGCTGAAACACCCGGATCTGGGGCTTTTGGAGCTGGACTTCTCGACGTTTGCCGTGGAGGCGCGGCCGGACCTGTCGATGATTGTCTACAACGCAGGCAATGCGCAGACGCAGCAGCGGATTGCCGCTTTCATCGACGCGCGGCGCGCTTCGTAG
- a CDS encoding HAD family phosphatase yields the protein MPPFPFDAVLFDCDGVLVDSEPLVARVLSEMLTERGWPLTQQQAGEIFLGKSVAGLADLIEERTGKPFTHEWLDEFRHQRNVALERDLTEIPGAPAAVRAIQAATGGRIACASGADLLKVRLQLGKIGILDAFAGQIFSGQDQPRTKPHPDVYLAAAAALGVDPARCAVIEDTVTGATAGVAAGATVFGYSPGGQYHSSPEALRAAGAHVIFESMADLPAVLAAYTADPAA from the coding sequence ATGCCCCCCTTCCCCTTCGATGCCGTGCTGTTCGACTGCGATGGCGTCCTTGTCGATTCCGAGCCTCTGGTGGCCCGTGTGCTGTCGGAGATGCTGACCGAACGTGGCTGGCCGCTGACCCAGCAACAGGCCGGCGAGATCTTCCTCGGTAAATCGGTGGCCGGCCTGGCCGATCTGATCGAGGAGCGCACCGGCAAGCCGTTCACCCACGAGTGGCTGGACGAATTCCGCCACCAGCGCAACGTGGCGCTGGAGCGCGATCTGACCGAAATTCCCGGTGCGCCCGCCGCCGTGCGTGCGATCCAGGCCGCCACGGGTGGCAGGATTGCCTGCGCGTCCGGTGCCGATCTGCTGAAGGTGCGCCTGCAGCTGGGCAAGATCGGCATCCTCGATGCCTTTGCCGGGCAGATTTTCAGCGGCCAGGACCAGCCGCGCACCAAGCCGCACCCGGATGTCTATCTGGCGGCCGCTGCGGCGCTGGGCGTCGACCCGGCGCGCTGTGCGGTCATCGAAGATACGGTGACCGGCGCCACCGCGGGCGTTGCTGCCGGCGCCACGGTGTTCGGCTACAGCCCGGGCGGCCAGTACCACAGCTCGCCCGAGGCGCTGCGTGCGGCCGGGGCCCACGTGATCTTCGAATCCATGGCTGACCTGCCCGCCGTGCTGGCGGCGTACACGGCGGACCCTGCCGCCTGA
- a CDS encoding TonB-dependent siderophore receptor — translation MSTLRSIARAPMRSLLTVSVASLLALPLGALAQANAPDGATPTDLDAVHVNAYRTVTHSSGATKTDTPVAEMAKSVSVIAREELDARGVQTLNDAMRYVAGVSLESTGIDNRVDDFRIRGFDAGSWSNNVTIDGMRAPQGGQWNRTMIDSWNLDRVEVLKGPSAVMYGQVAPGGMVNQVSKTPTPDQQQVLQFGVDGNGQYNAAFDLGAASTDNRHLGRLVGLYREGDTQIKHTDQEHWFLAPSYTFQMAERTRVTVLGLYQRDDGGSTYQFLPMAGTLVATPYGHMKNSTFIGEPTWNTYDRTLWSGGWLFEHAFNDHWTLSQSARRLNVDSTFRTVVTNGALNADGRTQKRRATWGEGDSRGDTADTRLTGKFSTGAAEHTLLLGVDWQKADWTAARGAMGTATDTPTAIDIFNPVYSGYIPATTSISYSGGINRQTGAYLQDQIALDKWRFTVGGRYDWTKDDTWTQAYTVASNRYGARAPSHIKSEAFSGNAGILYVADNGLTPYLSYAESFQPAGSTATQSFDRTPFDPITGKQWEAGLKYQPASFDGLITLSAYDLRQQNVLTDDPDSSHNTCGTTGTSQCQVQDGEGRVRGVELEGRVTPLAGFSVIGAASWMESEVTRSNNGYAGKELAMVPDWTAALWGDYTFQGGALEGLSLAAGMRYNGKSYGDSANLYRIPSYSLWDAAIRYDVGHYGAVGTQLSLNLSNLADKRYVSTCTGVSSCYYGSGRTVTATARFSW, via the coding sequence ATGTCCACTCTCCGTTCCATTGCCCGCGCACCCATGCGCTCGCTGTTGACCGTGTCCGTCGCTTCGCTGCTTGCCCTGCCGCTGGGCGCGCTGGCGCAGGCCAATGCACCGGACGGCGCCACGCCCACCGATCTGGACGCGGTGCACGTCAATGCCTATCGCACGGTTACCCACAGCTCGGGCGCCACCAAAACCGACACTCCGGTGGCGGAGATGGCCAAGTCCGTCTCCGTGATTGCGCGTGAGGAACTGGATGCCCGCGGCGTGCAGACCCTCAACGATGCGATGCGCTATGTGGCCGGCGTGTCGCTGGAAAGCACCGGCATCGACAACCGCGTGGATGACTTCCGCATCCGCGGCTTCGATGCCGGCAGCTGGAGCAACAACGTCACCATCGATGGCATGCGGGCACCGCAGGGTGGGCAGTGGAACCGCACCATGATCGACAGCTGGAACCTGGACCGCGTGGAAGTGCTCAAGGGGCCTTCGGCGGTGATGTACGGCCAGGTGGCCCCGGGCGGCATGGTCAACCAGGTCAGCAAGACGCCCACCCCGGACCAGCAGCAGGTGCTGCAGTTCGGCGTGGATGGCAACGGCCAGTACAACGCGGCCTTCGACCTCGGCGCGGCAAGCACGGACAACCGCCATCTGGGCCGCCTGGTCGGCCTGTACCGCGAAGGCGACACGCAGATCAAGCACACCGATCAGGAGCACTGGTTCCTCGCCCCCAGCTACACCTTCCAGATGGCCGAACGCACCCGGGTGACCGTGCTGGGCCTGTACCAGCGCGACGATGGCGGTTCCACCTACCAGTTCCTGCCGATGGCCGGCACCCTGGTGGCCACGCCCTACGGCCACATGAAGAACAGCACCTTCATCGGCGAGCCGACCTGGAACACCTACGACCGCACCCTCTGGTCCGGCGGCTGGCTGTTCGAGCACGCCTTCAACGATCACTGGACGCTGAGCCAGAGCGCGCGCCGGCTGAACGTGGATTCGACCTTCCGCACCGTGGTGACCAACGGCGCGCTCAATGCCGATGGCCGTACGCAGAAGCGTCGCGCCACCTGGGGCGAGGGTGATTCGCGCGGCGACACCGCCGACACCCGCCTGACCGGCAAGTTCAGCACCGGCGCGGCCGAGCACACCCTGCTGCTGGGCGTGGACTGGCAGAAGGCCGACTGGACCGCCGCGCGTGGCGCGATGGGAACGGCCACCGATACGCCCACCGCCATCGACATCTTCAACCCGGTGTACAGCGGCTACATTCCGGCCACCACGTCGATCAGCTACTCCGGTGGCATCAACCGCCAGACCGGTGCCTACCTGCAGGACCAGATCGCGCTGGACAAGTGGCGTTTCACCGTGGGTGGCCGCTATGACTGGACCAAGGATGACACCTGGACCCAGGCCTACACAGTGGCCAGCAACCGCTACGGCGCACGCGCGCCCAGCCACATCAAGAGCGAGGCTTTCAGCGGCAACGCCGGCATACTGTACGTCGCCGACAACGGGCTGACCCCGTACCTGAGCTATGCCGAATCGTTCCAGCCGGCGGGCAGCACCGCCACGCAGTCGTTCGACCGCACACCGTTCGATCCGATCACCGGCAAGCAGTGGGAAGCGGGGTTGAAGTACCAGCCGGCCAGCTTCGATGGCCTGATCACCCTGTCGGCGTACGATCTTCGCCAGCAGAACGTGCTGACCGACGACCCGGACAGCAGCCACAACACCTGCGGCACCACCGGCACCAGCCAGTGCCAGGTGCAGGACGGCGAAGGCCGCGTGCGCGGCGTCGAGCTGGAAGGGCGCGTCACTCCGCTGGCAGGCTTCAGCGTGATCGGTGCCGCGTCGTGGATGGAATCGGAAGTCACCCGCAGCAACAACGGCTACGCCGGCAAGGAACTGGCGATGGTGCCGGACTGGACGGCCGCACTGTGGGGTGACTACACCTTCCAGGGCGGTGCGCTGGAAGGCCTGAGCCTGGCGGCCGGCATGCGCTACAACGGCAAGAGCTACGGCGACAGTGCCAACCTCTACCGCATTCCGTCGTACAGCCTGTGGGACGCCGCCATCCGTTACGACGTCGGCCACTACGGCGCGGTGGGCACGCAGTTGTCGTTGAATCTGAGCAATCTGGCGGACAAGCGTTACGTGTCGACCTGCACGGGCGTGTCGTCGTGCTATTACGGCAGCGGCCGCACCGTCACCGCGACGGCACGCTTCAGCTGGTGA